From Haloglomus litoreum, the proteins below share one genomic window:
- the idsA3 gene encoding geranylfarnesyl diphosphate synthase, which translates to MTDPDAGGDDVDVDRAIHDRRELVNDAIVDRLPVQEPERLYEASRYLLDAGGKRLRPTMLLLVAEAVTGTEPMATDYDALPDLEGEPVDVMSAAVSIEVIQSFTLIHDDIMDDDDLRRGVPAVHREFDLETAILAGDTLYSKAFEYMLETGAPPERAVRALDRLATTCTEICEGQAFDVEFEGREDVNTDEYLEMVELKTAVLYAAAAAIPAILLGADDETVESLAGYGLDVGRAFQIQDDLLDLTTPSEQLGKQRGSDLVEGKRTLVTLHAREQGVDVESLLPDEVDEVSEADVDEAVARLESAGSIQYARETALDLVASGKANLEVLPDGEPKALLAAIADYLVEREY; encoded by the coding sequence ATGACCGACCCGGACGCAGGCGGCGATGACGTGGATGTGGACCGGGCTATCCACGACCGCCGTGAGCTGGTCAACGACGCCATCGTCGACCGACTCCCCGTGCAGGAGCCCGAACGGCTCTACGAGGCGTCGCGCTACCTCCTCGACGCCGGTGGGAAGCGACTCCGGCCCACGATGCTCCTGCTCGTCGCCGAAGCCGTCACCGGCACCGAGCCGATGGCCACGGACTACGACGCCCTCCCCGACCTCGAGGGCGAGCCGGTGGACGTGATGAGCGCTGCCGTCTCCATCGAGGTCATCCAGTCGTTCACGCTCATCCACGACGACATCATGGACGACGACGACCTCCGTCGGGGGGTGCCGGCCGTCCACCGCGAGTTCGACCTCGAGACGGCCATCCTCGCCGGCGATACCCTCTACTCGAAGGCGTTCGAGTATATGCTGGAGACCGGCGCACCGCCCGAGCGCGCCGTCCGGGCCCTCGACCGCCTGGCCACGACCTGTACGGAGATCTGCGAGGGGCAGGCGTTCGACGTGGAGTTCGAGGGCCGCGAGGACGTGAACACGGACGAGTACCTGGAGATGGTCGAGCTCAAGACCGCCGTGCTGTACGCTGCTGCGGCCGCGATTCCGGCGATACTGCTCGGTGCCGACGACGAGACCGTCGAATCGCTGGCCGGCTACGGACTGGATGTCGGCCGCGCCTTCCAGATCCAGGACGACCTCCTCGACCTGACGACGCCGTCCGAGCAGCTGGGCAAGCAGCGCGGCTCGGACCTCGTCGAGGGCAAGCGGACGCTCGTCACCCTGCACGCCCGCGAGCAGGGGGTGGACGTGGAGAGCCTCCTTCCGGACGAGGTGGACGAGGTGAGCGAGGCCGACGTGGACGAGGCGGTCGCCCGGCTGGAGTCCGCCGGGTCCATCCAGTACGCACGCGAGACGGCGCTGGACCTGGTCGCCTCGGGCAAGGCGAACCTCGAGGTGCTCCCCGACGGCGAGCCGAAGGCACTGCTGGCCGCCATCGCGGACTACCTGGTCGAGCGGGAGTACTGA